The bacterium Unc6 genome has a window encoding:
- a CDS encoding gas vesicle protein GvpN: MTTVLEPSPLPDFVETPYIKDITNRALSYIKADFPVHFRGVSGTGKTTLAMHIASKIKRPVVMIHGDEEFTTSDLVGGEYGYRIRKVIDRFVSRVLKTEEDMVKRWVDNRLTIACKYGFTLIYDEFTRSRPEANNILLSILQEKMMDLPVGRGGEEPYLRVDPNFTAIFTSNPEEYAGVHRSQDALRDRMITMDLDHFDYDTEMAITRAKSKLSKRHAEMIVNIVRGLRESGKCEFAPTIRGCIMIAKTLKVQNITPAKSNGAFMQMCQDILASETSRVGSKTNQSRVKEIVKELVEKSS, encoded by the coding sequence ATGACTACAGTATTGGAGCCAAGTCCTCTGCCAGACTTTGTGGAGACTCCTTATATAAAGGATATTACAAACAGAGCCCTTTCCTATATCAAGGCTGATTTCCCAGTCCATTTCAGAGGGGTTTCCGGGACTGGCAAGACGACGTTGGCTATGCACATAGCCAGTAAGATTAAAAGACCGGTGGTAATGATTCATGGCGATGAAGAGTTTACAACCTCTGACCTTGTCGGTGGTGAATACGGCTACAGGATTAGAAAAGTTATAGACCGTTTTGTCTCCAGAGTTTTGAAGACAGAAGAGGACATGGTGAAACGCTGGGTTGATAATCGCCTGACCATTGCCTGTAAGTATGGATTTACTCTTATCTATGATGAATTTACTCGCTCACGTCCAGAGGCAAATAACATCCTTCTTTCTATCTTACAGGAGAAGATGATGGATTTGCCAGTGGGAAGAGGCGGCGAGGAACCATATCTGAGAGTTGATCCAAATTTCACCGCTATCTTCACCTCTAACCCTGAGGAATATGCCGGTGTCCACAGAAGCCAGGACGCTTTAAGAGATAGGATGATAACAATGGATTTAGACCACTTTGACTATGATACGGAAATGGCTATCACGCGGGCAAAATCCAAACTCTCTAAAAGACATGCTGAGATGATAGTAAATATTGTCCGGGGTTTGAGGGAATCTGGAAAGTGTGAGTTTGCCCCAACCATTCGGGGTTGCATTATGATTGCAAAGACCCTTAAGGTTCAAAATATTACCCCTGCCAAATCTAATGGTGCATTTATGCAGATGTGCCAGGATATATTGGCTTCTGAGACGAGCAGGGTTGGCTCAAAGACAAATCAGTCCAGGGTTAAAGAGATTGTAAAAGAGTTGGTTGAAAAATCTAGTTAA
- a CDS encoding gas vesicle synthesis protein GvpA (involved in formation of gas vesicle which are protein structures that contain gas involved in buoyancy; part of an operon of other gas vesicle synthesis proteins), producing the protein MAVEKAIGSSSLVEVVDRILDKGVVVDAWVRVSLVGIELLAIEARVVVASVETYLKYAEAIGLTATAA; encoded by the coding sequence ATGGCAGTAGAAAAAGCGATTGGTTCCAGTAGTTTGGTAGAGGTTGTTGACCGAATCCTGGACAAGGGCGTGGTTGTTGACGCTTGGGTAAGAGTCTCTTTAGTGGGTATTGAATTACTTGCGATTGAGGCAAGAGTAGTTGTCGCATCAGTTGAGACTTACCTGAAGTATGCTGAAGCGATTGGATTGACTGCAACAGCCGCCTAA